A window of Formosa sp. Hel1_31_208 contains these coding sequences:
- a CDS encoding flavin reductase family protein, with amino-acid sequence MASFNPKDISTGRLHAYLLSAVAPRPIAFASTVDADGLPNLSPYSFFNVFSSNPPIMIFSPARRVRNNTIKHTLENVKATKEVVINVVNYDIVQQMSLSSTEYAKGVNEFEKAGLTMLASDIVKPFRVAESPVQFECKVNEVVALGTEGGAGNLVICEVVKLHISDDVLDDEGIIVQEKLDLVSRAGGSYYNRAKKGFFEIPKPLSTLGIGVDAMPSQVKNSMVLTGNDLGMLGNVEALPEQNEIDEFINNVSERYPNIKDKSHHEKHKIARNYLSYGDVDSAWKLLLS; translated from the coding sequence ATGGCATCTTTTAATCCAAAAGACATTTCTACAGGACGATTACACGCTTATTTATTAAGTGCTGTGGCTCCAAGACCCATTGCTTTTGCAAGTACAGTAGATGCTGATGGACTTCCAAATTTATCACCTTACAGCTTTTTTAATGTCTTTAGTTCTAATCCGCCAATTATGATTTTTTCTCCGGCTAGACGTGTGAGAAATAATACCATAAAGCATACTCTTGAAAATGTTAAAGCAACGAAAGAGGTGGTCATAAATGTGGTTAATTACGATATTGTACAACAAATGTCGCTGAGTAGTACTGAATATGCCAAAGGTGTTAATGAATTTGAGAAAGCTGGTTTAACGATGTTAGCGTCTGATATTGTAAAACCCTTTAGAGTAGCCGAATCTCCAGTTCAATTTGAATGTAAGGTCAATGAGGTTGTTGCTTTAGGAACGGAAGGTGGTGCTGGTAATTTGGTAATTTGTGAAGTTGTGAAATTACATATTTCTGATGATGTATTGGATGATGAAGGGATTATTGTGCAAGAAAAATTAGACTTAGTGTCTCGGGCCGGTGGAAGTTATTATAACCGTGCAAAAAAAGGATTTTTTGAAATTCCCAAACCATTATCAACTCTAGGAATAGGTGTTGATGCTATGCCAAGTCAAGTTAAAAATAGTATGGTGCTTACTGGAAATGATTTGGGGATGTTAGGAAATGTTGAAGCTTTACCAGAGCAAAACGAAATAGACGAATTTATAAACAATGTGAGTGAACGCTACCCTAATATTAAGGATAAATCACATCACGAGAAACATAAAATTGCCAGAAACTATTTGAGTTATGGTGATGTCGATAGTGCATGGAAACTGTTACTATCATAA
- a CDS encoding DUF3127 domain-containing protein — translation MEVQGKIKMIGETQTFGSNGFRKRELVVTTEEQYPQHILVEFVQDKTDLLNSYQVGQAVKVSINLRGREWVNPQGETKYFNSVQGWRIEAAQAEAGSAPPVAPTEAFEPATNLNEEDHDDLPF, via the coding sequence ATGGAAGTACAAGGAAAAATCAAAATGATTGGAGAAACTCAAACGTTTGGAAGCAATGGGTTTAGAAAGAGAGAATTAGTAGTAACCACAGAAGAACAATATCCACAGCATATTTTGGTTGAATTTGTCCAAGATAAAACCGATTTATTAAATAGCTATCAAGTTGGACAAGCCGTAAAAGTTAGTATTAATCTAAGAGGTCGTGAATGGGTTAATCCACAAGGAGAGACTAAGTATTTTAACTCTGTTCAAGGATGGCGAATTGAAGCAGCACAAGCAGAGGCAGGAAGTGCGCCACCTGTAGCTCCTACAGAAGCGTTTGAACCAGCTACAAATTTAAACGAAGAAGATCATGATGATCTGCCTTTTTAA
- the aat gene encoding leucyl/phenylalanyl-tRNA--protein transferase codes for MHFLNTDIVFPDVSLASKEGIVALGGDLSPQRLLLAYQSGIFPWFEQDEPIVWWSPDPRFVLFPEKLKVSKSMKQVLRHRDFEVTINKDFEAVIANCSSINRDGEHGTWITQSMKEAYTLLFKLGYAISVEVWQDKELVGGLYGVDVNNGVFSGESMFSKVSNASKVGFITFIQNSDYKLIDCQVFTKHLASLGAEDITRSEFLTYLG; via the coding sequence ATGCACTTTTTAAATACTGATATTGTTTTTCCAGATGTGTCTTTGGCTTCAAAAGAAGGCATAGTCGCTTTAGGTGGAGATCTGTCTCCGCAGCGATTACTATTGGCTTATCAAAGTGGAATTTTTCCTTGGTTTGAACAAGATGAGCCTATAGTATGGTGGTCTCCTGACCCACGATTTGTTCTATTTCCAGAGAAATTGAAAGTATCTAAAAGTATGAAACAGGTATTGCGACATAGGGATTTTGAAGTGACTATAAACAAAGATTTTGAGGCTGTTATTGCCAATTGCTCCTCAATAAATCGAGATGGTGAGCATGGGACATGGATTACTCAAAGCATGAAGGAAGCCTATACGTTATTGTTTAAATTAGGTTATGCCATTTCTGTTGAAGTCTGGCAAGACAAAGAATTGGTTGGTGGTTTGTATGGTGTTGACGTTAATAATGGGGTGTTTAGTGGCGAAAGTATGTTCAGCAAGGTAAGTAATGCGAGTAAGGTGGGCTTTATTACTTTTATTCAAAATTCAGATTATAAATTAATAGACTGTCAAGTTTTTACAAAACATCTCGCTAGTTTAGGCGCTGAAGATATTACAAGGTCTGAATTCTTAACGTATTTAGGCTAG
- a CDS encoding DNA-3-methyladenine glycosylase I, whose amino-acid sequence MEKHRCGWCLGDALYEAYHDEEWGVPVRDDDTLFEFLILETFQAGLSWITILRKRENFRKAFDDFDYRKIATYDDKKIDALIQNTGIIRNKLKINATISNSQAFMNIQKEFGSFSTYIWAFVDGKSVKNSLKSYKDAPANTPLSDIISKDLKKRGFKFVGSTVVYAHMQATGMVNDHEVNCFRYDAV is encoded by the coding sequence ATGGAGAAACATAGATGTGGTTGGTGTTTAGGAGATGCTTTATATGAAGCCTATCATGATGAGGAATGGGGTGTTCCCGTTCGTGATGATGATACCTTATTTGAATTCTTAATCTTAGAAACCTTCCAAGCCGGTTTAAGTTGGATAACCATTCTTAGAAAACGAGAGAATTTCAGAAAAGCATTTGACGATTTTGACTATCGAAAAATTGCTACTTATGATGATAAAAAGATAGATGCTTTGATACAAAATACTGGGATTATTAGAAACAAATTGAAAATTAATGCGACTATTAGCAATTCACAAGCCTTCATGAATATCCAAAAAGAATTCGGTTCGTTCTCAACATATATTTGGGCTTTTGTTGATGGTAAGTCTGTTAAAAACAGTTTAAAAAGTTATAAAGACGCACCTGCAAATACACCATTGAGTGATATCATTAGTAAAGATCTAAAAAAGCGCGGTTTTAAGTTTGTTGGTTCTACTGTTGTTTATGCACATATGCAAGCAACAGGAATGGTTAATGATCACGAAGTTAATTGTTTTAGATATGATGCTGTGTAG
- a CDS encoding thioredoxin family protein — translation MTTLEQTSLNQIIKDSLKRAISYQDYRKLVQQLVKEESTSGDDKTEALANYTMLNDRRMKRWDKTVKISEDIKTKLFNYKGNITWLVITESWCGDAAHVIPVLNKLAELNPNINLKLVFRDENEALMDQFLTHGGRAIAKLIMIDNNIGDVTATFGPRPSEATKMVAAYKREHGQLTPDFKEDLQGWYNKDKGQNIINDVMSMLGL, via the coding sequence ATGACTACATTGGAACAGACATCATTAAACCAAATCATAAAAGATAGTTTGAAAAGAGCAATATCTTATCAGGACTATCGCAAACTAGTACAACAATTAGTGAAAGAAGAATCTACTTCTGGAGATGATAAAACGGAAGCTTTAGCTAATTATACCATGCTTAATGATCGTCGCATGAAACGATGGGATAAAACCGTGAAAATTTCCGAAGACATCAAAACTAAATTGTTTAATTATAAAGGAAATATCACCTGGTTGGTGATTACCGAAAGTTGGTGTGGTGATGCCGCTCACGTGATTCCAGTTTTAAATAAGTTGGCTGAATTGAATCCTAATATCAATTTAAAATTAGTCTTTAGAGATGAAAATGAAGCATTGATGGATCAGTTTTTAACTCATGGAGGACGAGCTATTGCAAAATTAATCATGATTGATAATAACATTGGTGACGTCACCGCCACATTTGGACCTCGACCTAGTGAAGCTACAAAAATGGTAGCTGCTTATAAAAGGGAACACGGACAATTAACGCCTGATTTTAAAGAGGACTTACAAGGTTGGTACAATAAAGACAAAGGTCAAAATATTATAAATGACGTGATGAGTATGTTGGGACTCTAA
- the truB gene encoding tRNA pseudouridine(55) synthase TruB translates to MTSGEDFKSGQVLLIDKPLTWTSFQAVNKLRWEIRQAFDIKKIKVGHAGTLDPLATGLLIICTGKMTKQINTFQGQDKEYTGTFVLGSTTPSYDLETDIDCTYPTAHISEEMIHKATEQFIGTIEQYPPVFSALKKDGKRLYEYARAGENVDIKSRPVEISKFEITTINGLNINFRVVCSKGTYIRSLAHDFGKALDSGAHLSVLRRTKIGAFDVKNAVSPNDFILSLASE, encoded by the coding sequence ATGACATCTGGAGAAGACTTTAAATCTGGTCAAGTACTACTCATAGACAAACCGTTGACTTGGACATCCTTTCAGGCCGTGAACAAACTGCGTTGGGAAATCAGGCAAGCATTTGATATCAAAAAAATAAAAGTTGGTCATGCAGGGACGCTTGACCCTCTAGCAACTGGCCTTTTAATTATTTGTACAGGTAAGATGACCAAGCAGATAAATACCTTTCAAGGTCAAGACAAAGAATATACAGGAACCTTCGTATTAGGTAGCACAACTCCGTCTTATGATTTAGAAACGGATATAGACTGCACCTACCCTACTGCTCATATTTCCGAAGAGATGATTCACAAAGCTACCGAACAATTCATTGGTACTATTGAACAATATCCTCCTGTGTTTTCTGCATTAAAAAAAGATGGTAAACGCTTATATGAATATGCGCGAGCAGGTGAAAACGTAGATATCAAATCGAGACCTGTAGAAATTTCAAAATTTGAGATTACAACTATTAATGGTTTAAATATCAACTTCAGGGTAGTATGTAGCAAAGGAACTTACATTCGTTCGCTTGCTCACGATTTTGGTAAGGCTCTAGATTCTGGTGCACATCTATCGGTTTTACGTCGTACTAAAATTGGTGCGTTTGATGTTAAAAATGCCGTTTCTCCAAATGATTTCATTTTGTCCTTAGCTTCGGAATAA
- a CDS encoding undecaprenyl-diphosphate phosphatase: MDILDSIILGIIQGLTEFLPVSSSGHLELGKAILGDDSIPEESLLFTVVLHFATALSTMVVFRKDIWVILKGILKFQWNEDLQFLTKIIISMIPAVLIGYNYESELAELFGGNIQLVGFMLLLTAFLLYLADKAKHTDKKVSFKNALIIGFAQAIAMLPGISRSGATISTSVLLGNDKTKAARFSFLMVVPLIFGKIGKDVLTGTISYDSTNFTILSAGFIAAFVSGLFACTWMISLVKKSKLTYFAIYCVVVGFIAITYASMN, translated from the coding sequence ATGGATATTTTAGATTCAATTATATTAGGAATTATTCAAGGACTTACCGAATTTTTACCTGTATCATCTAGTGGGCATTTAGAACTTGGAAAAGCGATTCTAGGTGACGATTCCATTCCAGAGGAAAGTTTACTCTTCACGGTTGTTTTGCATTTTGCCACTGCTTTAAGTACTATGGTGGTTTTCAGAAAGGATATTTGGGTAATCCTTAAAGGTATTCTAAAATTTCAATGGAATGAAGATCTACAATTCCTAACAAAAATTATCATCTCTATGATTCCCGCTGTACTTATTGGCTACAACTACGAATCTGAACTCGCCGAACTATTTGGAGGCAATATTCAATTGGTAGGTTTTATGTTATTGCTAACCGCATTCCTATTATATCTTGCTGACAAAGCCAAACATACTGATAAGAAAGTAAGTTTTAAAAATGCTCTAATTATAGGCTTTGCCCAAGCCATCGCCATGCTGCCTGGTATCTCACGATCTGGAGCAACGATTTCAACATCGGTTTTGCTTGGAAATGATAAAACCAAAGCTGCACGATTTTCATTTTTAATGGTAGTGCCATTAATTTTCGGTAAAATAGGGAAAGATGTCCTCACAGGGACTATTAGCTACGACAGTACTAACTTTACAATCCTTTCTGCTGGTTTTATTGCGGCTTTTGTTTCAGGATTATTTGCATGTACTTGGATGATTTCACTAGTTAAAAAGAGTAAGCTAACTTACTTTGCTATTTACTGTGTGGTGGTAGGCTTTATTGCGATCACTTATGCTTCAATGAATTAA
- a CDS encoding DUF3098 domain-containing protein has product MGEQKRKDATKDEFIFGKKNYKFMLIGLACIGLGFILMSGGGSNDPNVFDESIFNWRRIRLAPTLVLIGFGIQVYAILLNPNKHSKSK; this is encoded by the coding sequence ATGGGAGAACAAAAACGCAAAGACGCTACTAAAGACGAATTTATCTTCGGAAAGAAAAACTACAAATTCATGCTTATTGGATTAGCATGTATTGGACTTGGTTTTATATTAATGTCTGGCGGTGGCAGCAATGATCCCAATGTATTTGATGAAAGTATTTTTAACTGGAGACGCATTAGATTAGCCCCAACTTTAGTACTCATCGGTTTTGGTATTCAAGTGTATGCCATATTATTAAACCCAAACAAACATTCTAAGTCGAAATAA
- a CDS encoding ABC transporter permease, producing the protein MSTSFDRYQKRKLISSYFSVVISIALVLFLLGCLGLLVLNAKKVADHFREQVVVTIYLNDSAKEVEVNQLQKSLAMAQYTKEAKYVSKEEAAQIIKSDIGEDFMEFLGANPLQNSIDIYLNADFVTNETLDGIAAELANKAFIEDITYDNDLVEIMNNNVKRITFWVLILSALFTLIAVLLINSSIRLAVYSKRFIIKTMQMVGATKRFIRKPFVFKSIQLGVIGAIVALIGMAVVLYYLDRTFPELELLQKPVLIAVLFIGVFLLGVLITWISTFIATQRFLNLKTDQLYY; encoded by the coding sequence ATGAGCACCTCATTTGACAGATATCAAAAACGAAAATTAATCTCATCCTACTTTTCAGTAGTGATTAGCATTGCTTTGGTCTTGTTCTTATTGGGTTGCTTAGGCCTATTAGTATTGAACGCCAAAAAGGTAGCAGATCATTTTAGAGAGCAGGTAGTCGTGACTATCTATTTAAATGATTCAGCAAAAGAAGTTGAAGTCAATCAACTTCAAAAAAGTCTTGCGATGGCCCAATATACCAAAGAAGCCAAATACGTTTCTAAAGAAGAAGCTGCCCAAATTATCAAGTCCGATATTGGTGAAGATTTTATGGAGTTTCTTGGTGCTAATCCACTACAAAACTCAATTGATATATACCTAAATGCTGATTTTGTTACCAACGAAACTTTAGATGGGATTGCCGCAGAATTAGCGAACAAAGCATTTATTGAAGATATTACTTATGATAACGATTTGGTTGAAATCATGAATAATAACGTCAAGAGAATTACTTTCTGGGTGCTAATTTTAAGTGCTCTTTTTACATTGATTGCAGTGCTACTCATCAATAGTTCAATACGCTTAGCTGTGTATTCTAAGCGTTTTATTATTAAAACGATGCAAATGGTAGGCGCCACGAAACGATTCATTAGAAAACCATTTGTTTTTAAGAGTATCCAATTGGGTGTTATTGGAGCTATCGTCGCACTTATTGGAATGGCTGTGGTTTTATACTACCTCGATAGAACGTTTCCAGAGCTAGAATTACTGCAAAAACCAGTTTTAATCGCTGTATTATTTATTGGCGTCTTTCTCTTAGGAGTTTTGATTACTTGGATTAGTACGTTTATTGCTACCCAGCGTTTCCTTAATTTAAAGACAGATCAGTTATACTATTAA
- the leuS gene encoding leucine--tRNA ligase, whose product MSYHFNTIEAKWQKYWAEHQTFKAKNNSDKPKYYVLDMFPYPSGAGLHVGHPLGYIASDIYARYKRHKGFNVLHPQGYDSFGLPAEQYAIQTGQHPAITTETNIKTYRRQLDQIGFSFDWSREVRTSDPNYYKWTQWIFIQLFESWYNNDTNQAEHMDTLISKFSSEGNAFVNAVCDDNILAFTAQDWARFSSIEQQEILLKYRLTYLAETEVNWCPALGTVLANDEIVNGVSERGGHPVIRKKMTQWSMRISAYAERLLQGLETIDWTDALKESQRNWIGKSVGASVTFNVNSHDEVIEVFTTRPDTIFGVSFMTLAPEHDLVSKITTADQKTEVEAYIQATAKRSERDRMADVKTISGVCTGAYAEHPFTKEPIPIWIGDYVLAGYGTGAVMSVPCGDQRDYDFATHFNIPIPNIFEGVDISEAAFDDKANTIITNSDFLNGMNYKKATKRAIYELEQLGQGEGKTNYRLRDAVFSRQRYWGEPFPAYYVNGMPQMINKEHLPIRLPEVEKYLPTEEGEPPLGRADVWAWCTKTNTVVTNDNINNKTVFPLELNTMPGWAGSSWYFFRYMEEAMRDEVFASEEALSYWENVDLYIGGSEHATGHLLYSRFWVKFMHDRGFVNVDEPFKKLINQGMILGTSAFVYREEGTNRFLSKGLIANTKVQPIHSDVAFVNASDELDIDAFKTWRDEFKDAEFILEKGVYKVGREVEKMSKSKYNVVNPDAICEQYGADSLRLYEMFLGPLEQAKPWNTAGITGVHGFLKKLWKLYVGDNGLNVNDAQPTKDNLKTLHKTIKKVEEDIENFSFNTSVSTFMIAVNELTAQKCTSKVILEPLLIVLSPYAPHIAEELWSSLGNDESISIATFPKFEAQHLVESSKNYPISFNGKTRFTLELPLDMNKEEIEKTVMAHEKTIAQLQGRTPKKVIVVPGKIVNIVG is encoded by the coding sequence ATGAGTTATCATTTCAATACTATAGAAGCCAAATGGCAGAAATATTGGGCAGAACACCAGACGTTTAAAGCTAAAAACAATAGTGATAAGCCCAAGTATTATGTGTTAGATATGTTCCCTTATCCAAGTGGTGCGGGATTGCATGTTGGGCATCCGCTGGGCTATATTGCTAGTGATATTTATGCACGGTATAAGCGTCATAAGGGATTTAATGTTTTGCATCCCCAAGGATATGATAGTTTTGGATTACCCGCTGAACAATATGCGATTCAAACAGGTCAACATCCAGCCATTACTACAGAAACTAATATTAAAACCTATCGTCGTCAGTTAGATCAAATCGGATTTTCATTTGACTGGAGTCGAGAAGTGCGTACAAGTGATCCAAACTATTACAAATGGACACAATGGATTTTTATTCAGTTGTTTGAGTCATGGTACAATAACGATACAAATCAAGCGGAACATATGGATACCTTAATTTCGAAATTTTCTTCCGAAGGGAATGCCTTTGTAAATGCTGTTTGTGATGATAATATTTTAGCGTTTACAGCTCAAGATTGGGCTCGTTTTTCTTCAATAGAACAACAAGAGATTTTATTGAAATACCGCCTGACATATCTCGCCGAAACAGAAGTGAACTGGTGCCCTGCGTTAGGAACAGTTTTAGCCAATGACGAAATCGTTAATGGTGTTTCTGAACGTGGAGGACATCCTGTGATTAGAAAGAAAATGACCCAATGGAGTATGCGAATTTCAGCTTATGCCGAACGCTTGCTTCAGGGCCTAGAGACCATAGATTGGACAGATGCACTCAAGGAGAGTCAGCGCAACTGGATTGGTAAATCGGTTGGTGCTAGTGTGACATTCAATGTGAATAGTCATGATGAGGTGATTGAAGTCTTTACAACCCGTCCTGATACTATTTTTGGTGTGTCGTTTATGACCTTAGCACCAGAGCATGACTTGGTATCAAAAATTACAACTGCAGATCAAAAAACAGAGGTAGAAGCTTATATTCAAGCAACAGCAAAACGCAGTGAACGCGATCGTATGGCAGATGTCAAAACCATTTCAGGTGTATGTACAGGTGCCTATGCTGAGCATCCATTTACCAAAGAGCCTATTCCAATCTGGATTGGTGATTACGTCTTAGCAGGCTATGGAACAGGAGCTGTGATGTCTGTGCCTTGTGGAGACCAACGCGATTATGATTTTGCAACACATTTTAATATTCCAATCCCTAACATTTTTGAAGGAGTTGATATTTCTGAAGCAGCTTTTGACGATAAAGCAAATACGATTATTACTAATAGTGATTTCCTTAACGGAATGAACTATAAAAAAGCGACGAAACGCGCGATATATGAATTAGAGCAACTGGGTCAAGGCGAAGGAAAAACAAATTACCGATTGCGTGATGCTGTATTTAGCAGACAACGATATTGGGGAGAACCGTTCCCAGCGTATTACGTGAATGGCATGCCGCAAATGATAAACAAAGAACATTTGCCTATTCGTTTGCCAGAAGTTGAAAAATATCTGCCAACAGAAGAAGGTGAGCCTCCTTTGGGTCGCGCTGATGTTTGGGCTTGGTGCACCAAAACTAACACGGTAGTTACTAATGACAATATAAATAATAAAACAGTGTTTCCTCTAGAACTCAACACCATGCCAGGCTGGGCAGGAAGCTCGTGGTACTTCTTTAGATATATGGAAGAAGCCATGCGTGATGAAGTGTTTGCAAGTGAAGAGGCACTTAGCTATTGGGAAAATGTCGATTTATATATAGGTGGAAGCGAACATGCGACAGGTCATTTATTATACTCCCGTTTTTGGGTGAAGTTTATGCATGATAGAGGTTTTGTCAATGTAGACGAGCCTTTTAAAAAGCTGATTAACCAAGGGATGATATTAGGAACTAGTGCATTTGTATATAGAGAAGAAGGCACGAATAGGTTTTTGTCTAAAGGCTTAATTGCAAATACAAAAGTTCAGCCTATCCACTCCGATGTTGCTTTTGTCAATGCCTCTGATGAATTAGATATTGATGCTTTTAAAACTTGGCGAGATGAATTTAAAGACGCAGAGTTCATTCTTGAAAAAGGCGTTTATAAAGTGGGTCGCGAAGTCGAAAAAATGTCGAAGTCTAAATACAACGTCGTTAATCCAGATGCCATTTGCGAGCAATATGGTGCCGATAGTCTGCGTCTCTACGAAATGTTCTTAGGGCCTCTAGAGCAAGCAAAACCTTGGAACACGGCAGGAATTACTGGAGTTCATGGTTTCCTTAAAAAACTATGGAAATTGTATGTGGGTGATAACGGTTTAAACGTTAACGATGCTCAACCAACAAAAGACAACCTAAAGACATTACATAAAACCATCAAAAAAGTAGAAGAAGATATCGAGAATTTCTCGTTTAATACTTCGGTGTCTACGTTTATGATTGCAGTCAATGAATTGACAGCTCAAAAATGCACGAGCAAAGTAATTCTTGAACCTTTACTCATCGTATTGTCACCTTATGCACCTCATATTGCGGAAGAGCTCTGGAGCAGTCTTGGAAATGACGAGTCAATCTCAATAGCAACATTTCCGAAGTTTGAAGCGCAGCATTTAGTGGAGAGCAGCAAGAATTATCCAATATCATTTAATGGAAAGACACGTTTCACCTTAGAATTGCCCTTAGATATGAACAAAGAGGAGATTGAAAAAACAGTCATGGCTCACGAAAAAACAATAGCCCAATTACAAGGGCGTACACCTAAAAAAGTGATAGTGGTTCCAGGTAAGATTGTAAATATAGTGGGTTAG
- the ald gene encoding alanine dehydrogenase, giving the protein MTIGIPKEIKNNENRVGMTPAGVFELVKNNHTVVIQKDAGFGSGFLDKDYQDVGAVIIDTIDEVYALGDMIVKVKEPIEKEYSLITSKHVIFTYFHFASSETLTKQMLKSNAVCIAYETVEDEDGSLPLLTPMSEVAGRMAIQQGAKYLEKPIKGRGVLLGGVPGVPPGRVLVLGAGIVGVQAAKMAAGLGAHVTIMDINMKQLRYVNDVMPNHVVTEFSSEYNIRKRIKNHDLIIGGVLIKGAKAPKLVTRDMLKDMRPGTVIVDVAVDQGGCIETTKATTHENPTYIIDDVVHYCVANMPGAVPYTSTLALTNVTLPYVLKLANMGWEMACDKDQTLAKGLNIVKGKIVYKEIAEAFNWQIDAM; this is encoded by the coding sequence GTGACTATAGGAATTCCGAAAGAAATTAAGAACAATGAAAACCGCGTAGGAATGACGCCTGCGGGAGTTTTTGAATTAGTAAAAAACAATCATACGGTAGTTATTCAAAAGGATGCAGGGTTTGGTAGTGGCTTTTTGGATAAAGATTACCAAGATGTTGGAGCTGTAATCATAGATACGATTGACGAAGTATATGCCTTAGGTGACATGATAGTTAAGGTAAAAGAGCCTATCGAAAAAGAGTATTCTTTAATTACTTCAAAACATGTAATTTTCACCTATTTCCATTTTGCATCAAGTGAAACCCTTACCAAACAAATGCTTAAAAGTAATGCAGTTTGTATCGCCTATGAAACGGTTGAAGATGAAGATGGTTCGTTGCCGCTATTAACACCAATGTCTGAAGTGGCTGGAAGAATGGCGATTCAACAAGGCGCTAAATATTTAGAGAAACCTATAAAGGGCCGAGGCGTATTGCTTGGAGGTGTTCCCGGTGTGCCTCCAGGACGTGTATTAGTTTTAGGAGCTGGGATAGTTGGTGTTCAAGCGGCTAAAATGGCTGCTGGCCTTGGTGCTCATGTGACAATTATGGACATTAATATGAAACAGTTACGTTATGTCAATGATGTGATGCCAAATCATGTAGTTACCGAGTTTTCTAGCGAGTACAATATTAGAAAACGAATAAAAAATCATGATTTAATTATTGGAGGTGTACTCATAAAAGGGGCTAAAGCTCCTAAACTTGTCACTCGAGATATGCTAAAAGATATGCGACCTGGAACTGTTATCGTAGATGTTGCAGTAGATCAAGGTGGTTGTATTGAGACTACAAAAGCAACAACTCATGAAAATCCAACTTATATTATTGACGATGTGGTGCATTATTGCGTGGCTAACATGCCTGGAGCGGTTCCATATACGTCCACATTAGCCCTAACCAATGTCACACTCCCTTACGTTTTAAAGCTTGCTAATATGGGCTGGGAAATGGCATGTGATAAAGACCAAACTTTGGCAAAGGGCTTGAATATTGTCAAAGGTAAGATTGTTTATAAAGAAATTGCTGAAGCATTTAATTGGCAAATTGATGCGATGTAA
- a CDS encoding zinc metallopeptidase: MNGLFGYYILIGAIALVSWLVSNQLKRKFAKYSKVQLRNGMNGKEIAEKMLADNGISDVEVISVKGQLTDHYNPKNKTVNLSESVYNQRNAASAAVSAHECGHAVQHAQAYKALEMRSALVPIVSVTSGMSQWLVIGGLVLGAAAGVGLGYYVAVAGLIFMGFATVFSLITLPVEYDASNRALAWLKAKNVVTPEEYKGSEDALKWAARTYLVAAIGALASLLYWALQVFGGRD; the protein is encoded by the coding sequence ATGAATGGATTATTCGGATACTATATATTAATTGGAGCCATAGCATTGGTGAGCTGGTTAGTTAGTAATCAGTTAAAACGAAAATTTGCAAAGTACTCAAAAGTACAGTTGCGAAATGGAATGAATGGTAAGGAGATCGCAGAGAAGATGCTAGCAGATAATGGGATTAGCGACGTAGAGGTAATTTCAGTTAAAGGTCAACTTACAGATCATTACAACCCAAAAAATAAAACGGTAAATTTAAGTGAATCTGTTTACAATCAGCGTAATGCAGCCTCAGCGGCTGTGTCAGCTCATGAGTGCGGTCATGCCGTACAACATGCTCAGGCGTACAAAGCACTTGAAATGCGTTCGGCATTGGTGCCAATTGTCTCGGTAACTTCAGGAATGTCTCAATGGTTGGTTATTGGCGGATTAGTGCTAGGGGCTGCCGCAGGTGTAGGATTAGGATATTATGTTGCTGTTGCTGGTCTAATCTTTATGGGATTCGCAACCGTATTCAGTTTAATAACATTGCCAGTAGAATATGATGCAAGTAACAGAGCATTAGCATGGTTAAAAGCAAAAAATGTGGTAACCCCTGAAGAATATAAAGGATCTGAAGATGCCTTAAAATGGGCTGCAAGAACCTATTTGGTGGCCGCTATCGGAGCACTGGCATCATTGTTATATTGGGCCTTACAAGTCTTTGGAGGTCGCGATTAA